A window of Salvia splendens isolate huo1 chromosome 8, SspV2, whole genome shotgun sequence genomic DNA:
TCATAAACCGTCAAAACACAAACTACAGGGCGCAGCAGATTAACATCTCATTATAACCACATTATAAGAGTATTATGTTCCCGCAGCTTGTCTGATTTGCCTCATAAGAAATATCTCAGGCGAGCACATAGAGGCCCAACAAGAGTCGGGGGAAAGATCACTTCTGTGAAGATGCCTAACTTTAGAAACAGGCTGCTCTGCCCAATACATCAAAATCGATTATTTCTTGATGATAGTGTAACCAGGGGTTAATACTCCAACGCATGAAGTATATCTTCACAAAGTAATGACAGTTGAACATACTTGATGGACTGATGGAGTTCTAGAAGTCCAAAAATCTAATGCAGCGAGTAGTGAGGCCTATCTATTGGCAATGAGACAGAGTACATTGTAACTTACACTTTAACCGGAGGTCTAGATATAACAACAAGAACTTGCAAATCCTCGTGTTCATCCGTGTTCCACACCTGCATATAATCACAGTCGGGAGAAAACGAGAAGGTATTTTATTCAAAGTGGGCAAGGGCCAATCAGCATTATTAAAGTCAGTTATTGAAGAGCTATTgaaattttaatcaatatttcaGTGGACGGGAGAAAAAAACAGATCAACATTCAGTGAAGTCAGGACCCCAAATGCATATTTTATCATAAGTTAAATAATATTGTACATGAAAGAAAGATTCCTAGTCCTAACAGATGCCAAGCCACAATAGGTTTCATAAATATTTATCTTCTCAGCATCAACTCATCACCCCTGACTAGCTAATCAAACCAACACTGATCCAATATCTTCGATTCTTCTATATTCCTCCCACTATGATTCGATCCACAACGCACAACTCCAAAAAACACACCCTGCTGCTTTAGCATATCACGTGTAACAATCATCACCTAAATCTACGAGGACAAAATTCAAGACAACAGAAAACCAAACAAGCCAAAATACCTGATGAGCATCATTCACAGGAACAAAAAATGTACTATTCTTGAAAATCGGAAATTCCTGAGGACTGCCTGGAtaatttttgtgtgaatttGAGGCAAGGTAGAGTGTGCCACTCCCTTTCAGAACAACAAAGATTTCCTCACATGAATGCCGATGAATCGGTGTACGAGCACCCGGAGCAAATGTCTGAAGCCAAACCTCAATCTGCCAAAGGCATCATTCAAACAAAGCACACCTATTTCAAATgtgaaaatttaaataactagAAACTGAAGAATCCTCATTTAAACAAAGCACTGAAATCATCATACTATAAAACTCAACTAAGCTGGGAATTAGAAAAACCCTAGCTCAATCAAAGCACTAAGACCAGAATTACTCAATAGAATTCAAAATTGAGAAAACACAAAGCGTAAAAAGGAATTAATTGAGCTATAATTACCTCCTTAAAACCGTGCAATGCAGAACCGGCAACGGTGATGTGAGATAAACCCTGCCTACCATAGTTATCCTGAGGAATTTCACTTATGTTTCGGACTATGGGAAATCCTGCAATTCAACGATATGATTTATAAGTTGTTGATTAAATTGATGCACGCAATCTGTGTGACGAAATGAAGCGCTTACCATTGACTGCACAGGAAGAACTTTCGACAGTGGTAGAGAAGTGAAGTGCGATGAAGAAAGGAATCCAAAGAAAAGCCATCATTTTTCGAGATTCTTCGGCTTCAATTTGCAAATTTATACTCCAGTTTTGAAGGAAACATggaaattataattattgtttAATACTCATCTCTTAAATATAGTGGAGTATAAATTagagtatttcttttttcatttgtcACAATACCAAACTTCTCACttgtaatagtagtagtagtaaattttaCACAATAAATCGTTCggcaaataaaaatttatgtattttgttaTAGGCATATGATTTAAACAAGAATGCatttaaatacaaaaataagACTCAAATCTTGGTCCAAGAATTAAGTGAATTagtggtcaataattaaccaaaaacacggaggaTCATTATTAtacagttttaggtcatattataaaatttgggtttGATGTTAtattaagatcattttaggtcatcctTTGTTAGAATGgcctaaaaataaactaacaatgacctaaaaatgctaTACGTATGATTCTATTTTGCGTTCTGTTACTTCTGTaattaaatctagttttgcatagatctaACCTCATTACAACACTATAAATTTGTTTTATAAACTACGTTGtttaagggtgtccactataggagGACAACCGCCTCCCACCACCGCCCCCCTTCTCGCACAGCCGTTTCATAGCCGCGGCTCACCGTTTCCACGCAATAGGGCGCCGCGGCCCTCGCCCCACCCCTTCTTCCTCAGCTGTGTCCTTGGCGACTCGGCGCCGAACGCCCTTCCGCCCCCGATTTTTTGTCCACTTCGGGGTGGACGCCCTACCCACTATAGACAGGCGCGACTTTGCCGGGGCGGCCGGCGtgccgcccctatagtggacactctaaaagGAACCAACGATTAGATGACGTAGACATTAAATTCCACATTTACTTTCAACAATGTGAGACTTGTGACATGTGATGTGTGACATATGTTGTGCGTCGTGGTACGGGCGACATGAATTATGGATCAAGATCTTAGCAATCGATTTTTTAGTTGTCTTTAGGCCAGTTTGGTGGGGGGTTTTTCTACCCCAATTTAATACTTCTGGACCACAATAACATCCTCCCTTCCTCCAATGACcacctttctttttttgtttgtcctaaTTAAGATGGTCAtattccaattttgaaaataacctcatctctcctctctcctcattaaaatattcaactacctcTTTCCTCTCCgctttattccacctaacaacacctcctaaaatctcatgtcactcaagaatgtgtCCATCTTGGGAGTACCAATAAGACATGACACAGTTTCTGCATTGGGCTCATGCATGCATATAGCCTATAGGGTATTTTAGGGGCGTCTCTCGGAACGACCAACGATGTAAACGTCAATCTAGGTATGTCTGTCAAATGGCCAATGTCATGAACACATGTCCAGATGCATCTCTAGTCAATCAAAAATAGACATATAGTTTTGTATGAGACAgattttaatgtgcaattgatAAAGTAGTAATATATaggggaaaaaagtaagagagttgTAATGTTAGTGTATCGTAGGTCCAgtagtatttaaatattttaaactttttatatttaaaaattagtgTAATCTTGGTGAATGaatcaaaatggtaaaactggTCTATTTTGTATGGAGGGTGCTAATATTTTCCAAGTTGTTCTAATTTCAATCttttcttagagcatctccagtggttctggacatgcaatagccctcccatagccttgccactgtcacatcatcagcactaaaatcctcccgccacatcatctggacatgtaACAgaacatgcaatagccctcccatagcctatccacatcactaataacaattatataatttaatttacaatcgtagcaacatacggaatttaatttacgagacaaatacagaaaaattgaataatactattaaaatttcacaaagtacaataatttaaaaaaaagtacattaattttaaaaaaagtacaaaaatttaaaagtacaataacaaaatttacataaaaaatcactCATCGTCGCCGtcctcgcctccgtcgtcgcccaaccCTTCgtcgtatatatagtgtttcgaaaattttttaaaaaaattaaaaatctgacgccggtctgaCACCGATctggggcctacaatggcgccgtgaggatcggtgtcagcccaagaatcggcgtgagcacgccgatttcgccgacgccggctgcaatggttcggcgtcagcaccggcgtccgcgaaaaatcggcgtgccggtgccgacgctgccattggagatgctcctACTTCCCTGTAAATAGATACTATACCAATTACTCCTAATAAATCGTGTATAATTAATTATGTTGGCAAAATATAGAGATTCTAAAATAGAAATGGAGacgatattttgaatttttgttttGGCCCTAAAGAAAGAAAAGCAGTGAAGTtgacaacaacaaaaaaaattgataaacaccaccgttttctctctctaatcGCTCCTCCTAATCTTTGGTGGTCGTTCCGGGTCTCCGGAGGTGTATCATAGTCTCATTTTCCCGGAAATTTTCCCCCTTCACTCGCCGATCTCTCGCTAATGGGGTCTTGATCAGGTTATTCCACACTTTACCTTTCCTCTTCGTTTTCGGTTTTATTGATTTCTACGCCTTCTTATTCATTCTAATTGGAAGAATTTCTGTGTGATTTTGTTATTAGAATATATTGCAGCGATCAAGGTTATTTTTTTCTGTTAATTGCCGTTGCttctcaaattaattaaattttacgAACTAGGGTTTTGATCCTTACAAAGGAAGTGTGTAATTGGGCATCAAGATTCAATTTCAATTCGAATTTCTGGTAGCTGGTTGTGTGTGTTTGGATTCGAATACAATTGCGCCAAAGATCTCTGCAACTGAAGTTTATATGATTCCTTCCTTCCTTGAAGTTATGAAATTCTTGAAATTGGAGTTGTATGTGTGTGTAAAGGGAGCTGCAACGGATGAACATGCTATTTGATGCAGGGTCCTCTTTGAGTTTCCGTGATAAGAGTAGCTGTTGGATCGATCATATGAGGTGCTTACTCGGTTCATTGGGCGATTCAGATGTACAACTGCTGGTGTGTTTTTACTTTTCTTGAATTTGCTTAGTTTCGAGTTCAATTGCTGAGTTTGCTTACAAGCTTTAGcttcaatttttgttttatttggaGTCGTGAATGATTAATCTTCTATCTGAATTCCTATTGGACAGGTGAATTTCGGTGAATTGAATTCTTTCACGCATAAGCTTGTCGAATTATCATATTGGAGTTCTAGTAATATAGTAGAGGGAGGGTATTATGGCTGAGGGAGTCGAGCAACTTGAACTTAAGTTCAGAATCTTCGATGGGACAGATATCGGTCATGGTTCTTATTCGTCATCCATCACAGTTGCAACTCTTAAGCAAAGGCTTCTTTCCGAGTGGCCTCAAGGTTTTCTTCTCTTTATGATTTCGTTTGTGTTACTTGACTTTCTCTACATAAGTGGTTCTCTTTCCTAATCAATTCTGAGGATTCCATTTTGCAGTTTCATTGTTAGGATGAGTAGTTTCTAGGATGGACCAGTGTCGATTGTTTGATAATATGGGATTTACAACTTTTATGTCTGTTTCACCAACTTTTATCGGAGATTTTGATCAAGCCTATTCTCTTCTGCATCAACAGATAAATCAGTAGTCCCAAAGTCAGTAAATGATATGAAAATAATCCATGCTGGGAAGGTTTTGGAGAATGCCAAAACAGTTGCTGAATCTAGAGCGCACGTAGGCGACCATCCCAGTGGAGTTATTACAATGCATGTTGTTGTACAGCCAGCTGTTGTTAAGAAAAAGACAGGTTCGTTTCGCTTGACTTGGCATTAAAAGTTTCCCATGTTATTTGCTGCAATACTAATATCATTTGGCTGCGTTGGACTAAAGCCGCCGCTTGCAAATCATATCCCAATTTTCAATGTGATGGCAGTAGATAGATATCAGCATAGTAAAGCTTGTGTTCTTAATCACGATTTACTTGTTGCACCATAAGGTCTAAAGTCGAGCAATCGTCTTGTAATTTCAATGCAGATAAGAATCTATCCGGGAAACAAAAACAGGGCTCGTGTTCCTGCACTTTTTCCTGCACTATCCTTTAGGGGCCTGCCTGTAAAGAGCATCAAAATGGTGAGGCCATCTTTTCGTGcccttttttgtttttgtttttgttttgtagtTTTTACTTTCATTGAAATATAATATAGTGCACCGTAGCATCAACGATGAAAGGCTCTTTGAGAAACTAAATGAATTGGCCTCTATAATTTGAAACATTGCGTTCATACATGTAATCATCAATCTTTGTGGATCTAAATTTGTGCACTTCTTGTTTTCTGGTCTCAAATCAACTATGATGAGATAAAATTGAAAGAGAAAAAAACTTAGCTTCTTCTTTTGTGAATGTAATAATGGTCTTTAATTTTGAAGCTCAATTGTTTAATTGCCCACTTAAATTACTCCATAACTCAGCAAGGCAACCTATCCTAGAATAGGTCGATTTGTTTGATTTATTGGAGTGTTTATTTGCTCAAGAATATACACATGTTATTCAGAAGTTCACCATATCCATATCTAATGTTTGTGTTTTTGCATACATGATAAATCTAGTTTGAGTTTTGGTTTAGTTGAAGAAAATCTTGTGTTTTGTTTCTTCTGTTTGAAAGGCTTATTTTTATCTAGAAATATAAGATGAGATTATCTTGTGAAAAGTTCGTTGAGCTGGTTCGTTTTACCAAAAATGCTGAGTTTTTCCTtgttattcaaaaaataaagaaataaagcaAATTACAAGAAAAACCATCATAACTTGGTGAAATTCTGGGCGATTTCTACAACTTTAAAAAAATGGTCAATTACTGCATGttataattttgacatttttttcaACCTAATCTCATATTTGAGAGAAATTATATTTGATGTGGCAAACAGAAATGTTAACTAAATGTTGCTTTTTAATACACTTAGTAAGtcacatatttaatttttataaatgtaaaTGCCATGTTAATAAATTCATAAAGACGTTATAAAAAATTTCAGCAGAAGGGGGTATCACTCAAAAGTATCCACAACTTGGTTTGAGTTCAGTAGTATCAATATGAATGCATATATTTCATTGCAATGCTTTTgcttttacttttacttttactttaGTTTCAATGGATTCAGTTAGTGGTTACttgttttgcaaaaataaaatacttaaaCAAGCTACAAAAAATTGTTGGCGAAAATGAACCCCCCATGGCTCTTTCTATttgaaaataggaaaaaaaaattaaggatcTTATCACCTTTGATTCAATTTCTCTTTTAATATGAAGAATTTATGCTCATGGAGTTTTAAAGGCCAAAATACCAAATTTATCAAGAACATTTTTACATCATCACAACTCATCAGGTCGGAATCAGAAATGAAATTGGGAGTAGTATCCAATAATGGAATAAAACCAATATAATACGTGTTCTAGAGTggtagtttgaagtttgtataagAGAAGGAAAACAATGAGCCTCCCAAAGAATTGTTACACAATTAAGCCCAGATTTTAAACCTAATAtatatgaaacaaaaatttattttacaccatttaaacttgatttacaagaaattaaagaattaaagTACTATTTTCGTCCCACTCAAAATGTCCACATTATTGAGTGACACATGATTCTAGGAGAAGTTGTTAGATGGagtaagtagaaagaaaaatgtaGAATATTTTAATGGCGAGAGATAAGAGAATGATTtaattctaaatatagaaagtgaacaTATTGagtgagacaaattaaaaaggaaaaaaaatggaCACTTGaatgagacggaaggagtaaaaCATACTCCTTCGGTGCACGTTACTTGAGtcacttttttttacatttgttttgtaaaaattaaaatattaaagtgaagagaaagtaaagtaaagtaaaagagagaattgtGTTACTATTTCTAagattttcttattttaccaaaaaatatagtagtatctGTTAGTATTTACAAAAAGGATGATTTCTTCATGAAATAAAAAGAGGAATTATTAGTACGCATAAATAGAAACGACGACGACACATCTTATCCTCGGAGAAGATGGGAATAAATGTGTTGAGCTTGGCGACACCAACAATCGTAAACCCAATAATCAACAACGGGATGCATAAATTCGCCAAGATCGAGTCACCAAACAACAAGCTTCAACTCCGCCGCGCCGGATTTCCCAACACTAGAACTAGAAGACTCCGTTGCTCGATTCGCGACGAACAACACCTGGATTCACCTCAAGAACTCAGGGTTCCTAGCCATTGGTTGGAGCCTCGTAGAGCCGCTGAGGTTAATCTAATtttcttattaattatttttatttctatttctatttttcagatcaattttaccattttagaaAACAATTTAGGTTGTAATAAATTTAAGCATACGTATGGTGAGACGTAGATCAGATTGATTCATTGATTGTGGGTAGTTTACATAATTTgcagggcttaagcccctccccgTTTCATTTAGGGTCCGTTAATGTTTGAAGTAAAAAAGATCTACGATTCTAGTCCACTGTGAAGcggtttttaaaaaattttactatatccgtcctataaaaatatatgcacaattaatgcacaattgataaattAAGAGAATGAAGGATTTCAAGGTAGTGGAAACCTACATTATTATGGTATTAGTGTTTAGAATACGTGCATTAGTGTTTAATAAGTTATAATGATTTGTTATAgttgtataagttgtaaataaattgatatatatatatgagtaaatggaaatgtcatatttttataagacTGACAAAATGGAAATCACACATAttttgtggaacggagggaCTAGGGAGTATAAATATACCTAAAAACCCGTAAAATTGATTGTGATGAGCAGGAATCGGCATGGCTAAGAGAGACGCTGCAGAAGTGGTTGGACGAGGAGTACTGCCCTGAGGCGACGAACGTAGAAATAAGCAAGATTGCGGGTGATTCACTGTACAAATCGTTGGTGGAAAAACGAGCTGATTTGGGAGAGATCCTCTTGAAAATGGCTCTTGAACTGGAGTCCATATCCTACCAAGATAGCTTCCATGGAGCCTTCTCCTCAGCAAATGCAGCTGTTAATCTTATTGTTCAGCGAATATTGCAGGACTAATCTatcaatatatgtatatattgctTAGAATCTATGGAGTGGAAATTATTGTTGATGGATTCAATTCTCATGTTTTGTCATCCAAATCTTGCAACAACTCCTACTTTACTTTTCTTATTACTCCCCCCACCCCGTTTCTTATAAATAGGGCCTACCTGGATGGCTCGGGTTTATTAGTAAAGTAtgcaagagaaagagaaaatcaTGTTAGTGACAATAGAAAGTGAGCTAATTTTATTGGATGACTAAAGTAACAAAACAAGACTGTATTTTGGTAGGAGTATAATAATAAGGGTCGTCCGCCATGCCATTatatgtctcatttttcctttttcgtctgttcacaataaatgtcatatttcacttttactatattcgGTAAGTAGACCTTACATTCCACGTGGACAAAGGGTACtataattagaaaaataaaataaccacAAAAAGGGGCATTCCAAGAATTGAACTCGGGAGCTCTCACACCCTAAGCAAGAATCATACCACTAGGCCAAAAGTCCATTTATGTCAACgagtcattttctttatttaactagaagggggaggggggggggggggggacttGCAATGATCTTCTGTCATTATCTATTGTCACAGATCACAATCCTTCCTTTCCAAGAAATACAAGTGAGAACGGAATAGAAAATCTTTACTTCCAAATGgattgttatattttttttatcaaactcCTCATCTATTGGTGTTTTTATCTAGCATACGGAAATAGATAAGACTTGAGCAAAATCATGCTGTCATTTTTGCTTGCAACTAATGCAAATGCAAATGTTTGTCGTCAACAATTGGGTTGCTTCAATTTTCTACAAAGACATTACAAAGAGTCTAACTATCGAGAAGCTAGTATATTTGAAATCGGACAAAGAAAACAACTTTTCTCCTATACATCAAAAATTCTTTGTGTAAATTCTCATCACCTACGTTATTATCAAAATATTTTAAGGATTCATTTTAGTACATAAACTATATGATGAATGAACATAGGAATAGAAAAGATATTTTAAGAATTCATTTCAATATTAAGATGTATTATGAATCAACATATAAAACAACGATATTTTAAATGTACATTTTGGTGCATACGGAATAAGATATACTATTAAGAATCAACaccaaaataaaacaaagaaaGATGACATAATTAAGACTTGAACAAAGATTTCATGTTTCAAAGACTAACAATTTTATGATGTATATTGACCAACAACTTATTTGTACAAATGAGGGGAGCCATCATGCCATAGTATTTTCCGACTCGATAATAATGGACCATTAAGCTCTTCGGACAGGCCAACCAGTTAAATA
This region includes:
- the LOC121745083 gene encoding auxin-binding protein T85-like gives rise to the protein MMAFLWIPFFIALHFSTTVESSSCAVNGFPIVRNISEIPQDNYGRQGLSHITVAGSALHGFKEIEVWLQTFAPGARTPIHRHSCEEIFVVLKGSGTLYLASNSHKNYPGSPQEFPIFKNSTFFVPVNDAHQVWNTDEHEDLQVLVVISRPPVKVFIYDDWNMPHTATRLKFPYYWDEACYQTSPTKDEL
- the LOC121745543 gene encoding membrane-anchored ubiquitin-fold protein 3-like, with protein sequence MAEGVEQLELKFRIFDGTDIGHGSYSSSITVATLKQRLLSEWPQDKSVVPKSVNDMKIIHAGKVLENAKTVAESRAHVGDHPSGVITMHVVVQPAVVKKKTDKNLSGKQKQGSCSCTFSCTIL
- the LOC121745542 gene encoding uncharacterized protein LOC121745542 gives rise to the protein MGINVLSLATPTIVNPIINNGMHKFAKIESPNNKLQLRRAGFPNTRTRRLRCSIRDEQHLDSPQELRVPSHWLEPRRAAEESAWLRETLQKWLDEEYCPEATNVEISKIAGDSLYKSLVEKRADLGEILLKMALELESISYQDSFHGAFSSANAAVNLIVQRILQD